The nucleotide sequence AAACAAGCGCAAGAAATCGCCCATGAATATGGGTTAGAAAAAGACGATGTCGAACAGTCCATTGATGCCATGCGGATTTTATCGAAAAAGAAAATCCAGAATGTGATGAATTGGCTGGAATTAGTTGTTGATTACCTCTGCGAATCTTCAAATAAAAATTCGCCCGTTCAGCCTGACGAAACGGCGCCGACTAAAAGCGAAAACATCATTCAATGCTCGTCTGTTGAATACCAAATCCGAAGCGAAATCGCCCGTACGGTTTCCTTGCCGGTTTGGCGTTCTAACCGCAGTACCGGGGCAACCGCTGAAGTGATGGAGCTGGTTCAAGACTACGTGTTAACACACTATTCAAAAGACTTGTCCGCCAAAATCATGGCGCAAGCCTTAGGGTATGACCCCGGTTATTTTTCTAAAAAATTCAAAGAACACACAAGCGATTCATTTGTGAAGTTTGTCGGGCGAATCCGCCTGCAAAAAGCCAAAGAAATGCTACAGGACCCGTTCATCACGCTGGTTGACGTATCGGAGCGCTGTGGATTCTCAGACCCTGCTTATTTTTCCAATGTCTTCAAGAAAGAATTCGGCGTTTCTCCCTCCCGACTCCGGTAATTTTCAGTCATTTATATAAAAGTCCATGTTTCCCCTCGGCGATGATCCTGGAAATTCACTCGAATATCTCTGATTCCTCGAGAATTCACAAGGTTTCCCTATTTATTACAAGCTTTTTAGTATTGAAGTCTGCCTTCATAACAGGAATAATCCCTAATGTACTCCAATGTAGCTAATTAGTTATATTTTGATCATTTGATTGATTTTGGGATTGGCTACTTACTCTTCACATCGAGGTGCAGCATGAAGAAGCGAAATATCTTAAGCAGAATTCTTGTAATCTGTATGATGATGGCGGCTCCGGTTTTCGCAATGGCGGCTGGCGGCTTAAGCGTCACCATTGATAATGTAACCATTAATGACGCGATGCAGCCTGTCGTGAGTTTTGAGATGCTCGATGATGGAGGAAACCCGGTTGCCATTAGCGATGTTTCCTATCGTTTTGCTTTTGCGCGTTTAGAAGTCCTCGATGCAGCCAAAGGCAGTTCCCGCTATGTGAACTATGTTGTCAATGTTCAAACGGTTCCCGAAGGCTACGAAAATGCAGGCGCCTCCGCCGAACAGGGCAGTTATGACAGCCGTGGTGCAATTACTGATTTTGGCGGCGGTCGCTATCTCTATACATTTGATAATGTGGTTCCTGCTGATTTCGACTCCTATTCAGGCATGACTCACACCATGAGCGCCCAGATTCAGCGCACCTATGAAGAAAAGAGTTACATTGCTAATCCGTTGTTCCACTATGTCCCCAATGGCGGCGAAGTGACGGAACTGCGCAAAGTCGCTACAACCGAAGGCTGCAACAAATGCCACTCCAGTTTGGCGTTGCACGGCAGCGGTCGTCGTGAGATCGGCTATTGCATCCTCTGCCACAACCCGCAATCTGTTGATCCCGATACCGGCAATACCGTCGATATGGCGGTTATGACCCACAAAATTCACATGGGTTCGAGTTTGCCCAGTGTCGAAGCGGGCGGAAGTTACAAAATCGTTGGTTATCGCCAAAGCACACATGACTACTCACACGTTGTGTTCCCTCAAGACATCCGAAATTGCGAAACATGCCACGCTGGCCCCGATGCAGAAGTTTGGAAGACAGCGCCTTCACGCGCGGTTTGCGCTTCCTGCCACGATGACGTCAACTTTGAAACCGGTGAGAACCACGGTTCCGGCATTCCGCAAGCGAATGATGATATGTGCACTCAGTGCCACCAGGCGGATGGCGATGAATTCGGCATCAGCGTCGCTGGCGCCCATACGATTCCTGTTAAATCAGCCAAAAACAAAGGGCTGATTGCAGAAATTATTGAAGCATCCAACACGGCGAATGGCGAAATGCCGATTGTTAAGTTCACGCTGAAAGATGGCGAAGGCAATTTGGTTGCTCTCGAAAGCCTGAGCCGCTTGCGTTTGATCGTTGGCGCTCCAACTAGCGACTATGCTTCATACTACAGAGAGGATATGCTTACGGATCCTCCTTCTGTGACATTAGATGGCGATGTCTACACCTACACCATGACCACTCCGATTGCTGATGATATTCAAGGATCAATCGCGTTGGCCATCGAATCTCGTATTAGCGTTCTCGTTATCGACGTAGCTGGTGAAGATGATGACGTTTCCGTGAATGAAAACACATTCAACCCCGTATTTTATGCAGCGGTTACCGACTCCGCTCCCGTTGCGCGCCGCATGACGATTTCACAAGAAAAATGCGAAGCCTGCCATGATCGCCTTGAATTCCACGGCGGCTCCCGACGCAATGTTGAATACTGCCTCGTCTGCCATAACCCGCGCACCAGCGACGTTGAAGAACGCCCCGAAGGCGTGATGGGCGGCGAATCGGTGGGCATGGCGTACATGATCCACAAAATCCACAAAGGCGAAACGCTGGAAAAACCGTTCTTGGTCTTTGGACATAATTCAAGCGAACATGATTTCAACGAAGTCTTGTTCCCGGGCAGCATCACCGAATGCAGCCTCTGCCATACCACAGAGGTTCCTAACTTGCCGTTGCCGAGTGGAGTCATGCCGATCGAATTCTTGGATAAAGAGCTCAATCTGGTCAAGATTCCTCCGACGACTGCTGCTTGCATATCGTGTCACGATAACGACGGCGCGATTGCCCACGCTGAATTGAATACAACTTCAGGCGGCGTCGAATCATGCGCCGTTTGCCACCAGGGCGGTCGCAGCTCGGATATCATTAAAGCCCACGAAGACGATTCGTTTCTGAACGTCATCGAAGTGCTTGGTTCTGATGATACGAGCGTTGGTCCATGGGATATTCACTAATCTTTGAAAATACCAGATGCAACAAATGCAGAATGGGCCTGCCGGAAACTTCCGGCAGGCTTTTTTTTTGTGGATGCCATGATTTTGATTACGAAAACGTATTCCGGGATATTAAAGAAAAAGACAAACTAAATCAGGCGTGGGCGCAACTCTGGGAGCGCCTGTGCAAAAAGGCCTGAAAGCCCGCACTGAAGCGAGCAGGGTTGTACCCACGCCAAACGCAGCGGAGGGGTATCAAATCGTTCATGTACATCATCCAAGCGACGCAGGTGATTGTGTGGAGCGGCTTTCGTAGGAAGCGACCAATAAGGCCGCCCGGAGACAAGCGGAATACAACACCGAGGAGTACGGCGATCATGTATAAGTTTCGTTGTTTTGCTACTTTTTTGTTATTGCAAGCGCAGTAAAGTTATCTCGCATTTCGATGCGTGAGCCCCTACCTCCCGCAGGCCGAGGCTTAGCGAAAGATACAGTTATGAAAACTCAATCCGCACATAATTCAGGCAACCGCTCTAAAACGTATTCCGGGATATAAATAAAAAGACAAATCAAATCAGGCTTGGGTGCAACTCTGTGAGCGCCTGTGCATAAGGGCCAGAAAGCCCGCACTGAAGCGAGCAGAGTTGTACCCATGCCTGATGCAACGAAAGAGGAAGAGGTGGCTTTTAGAGCGATTGAAATATAAACGCGCCTGTAGCCTGCCTGCCGCAGGCAGGTGTGCATAAGGGCCTGAAAGCCCGCACGGAAGCGAGCAGAGTTGTACCCATGCCTGATGCAACGAAAGCCCAATTGAATTGGTTGAAAAGTATCCGATTTACGGAAAAACCGTATTTCGTTAATCGTTTGTTGAGTTCGAAATTACTTGCTGCCTAAGCAATAGAGAAAGCGGTCGCCGCGAACAAAGATTCGCCCTTGAGTGAACGCGGGCGAGGCGAGAATCCACTCATCAATAAAGGGAACTTCTTCCGCTTGCTCAAATTCCGCAGTCGTTTTGACGCGATAGGTTTTACCTTTTTCGCTCATCATATAAATCCATTCGCCAACCAGAACCGGCGATGATTGAAACATATCGTCCATCTCGTGCTCATAGAGCATCTCGCCCGTCTCGACTTTGTGACATGACAG is from Candidatus Hinthialibacter antarcticus and encodes:
- a CDS encoding PocR ligand-binding domain-containing protein, which translates into the protein MGRAIQASEIESATCPVIDIDLIINASMTLQNMIQLFRDSTGLDLFLVLKNQDDEFEEQGLLQDVCKPDFCSLMQHSPKGHDHCKTSHETMCRQSVSENRPMLKLCHSGLVTIHYPISLSNGVTGDIQTTCAIEHGARESFSKQAQEIAHEYGLEKDDVEQSIDAMRILSKKKIQNVMNWLELVVDYLCESSNKNSPVQPDETAPTKSENIIQCSSVEYQIRSEIARTVSLPVWRSNRSTGATAEVMELVQDYVLTHYSKDLSAKIMAQALGYDPGYFSKKFKEHTSDSFVKFVGRIRLQKAKEMLQDPFITLVDVSERCGFSDPAYFSNVFKKEFGVSPSRLR
- a CDS encoding OmcA/MtrC family decaheme c-type cytochrome, with protein sequence MKKRNILSRILVICMMMAAPVFAMAAGGLSVTIDNVTINDAMQPVVSFEMLDDGGNPVAISDVSYRFAFARLEVLDAAKGSSRYVNYVVNVQTVPEGYENAGASAEQGSYDSRGAITDFGGGRYLYTFDNVVPADFDSYSGMTHTMSAQIQRTYEEKSYIANPLFHYVPNGGEVTELRKVATTEGCNKCHSSLALHGSGRREIGYCILCHNPQSVDPDTGNTVDMAVMTHKIHMGSSLPSVEAGGSYKIVGYRQSTHDYSHVVFPQDIRNCETCHAGPDAEVWKTAPSRAVCASCHDDVNFETGENHGSGIPQANDDMCTQCHQADGDEFGISVAGAHTIPVKSAKNKGLIAEIIEASNTANGEMPIVKFTLKDGEGNLVALESLSRLRLIVGAPTSDYASYYREDMLTDPPSVTLDGDVYTYTMTTPIADDIQGSIALAIESRISVLVIDVAGEDDDVSVNENTFNPVFYAAVTDSAPVARRMTISQEKCEACHDRLEFHGGSRRNVEYCLVCHNPRTSDVEERPEGVMGGESVGMAYMIHKIHKGETLEKPFLVFGHNSSEHDFNEVLFPGSITECSLCHTTEVPNLPLPSGVMPIEFLDKELNLVKIPPTTAACISCHDNDGAIAHAELNTTSGGVESCAVCHQGGRSSDIIKAHEDDSFLNVIEVLGSDDTSVGPWDIH